One genomic window of Streptomyces sp. NBC_01498 includes the following:
- a CDS encoding NUDIX hydrolase: protein MTRHVSVTTEGLPGWLDPVVSAARTVAPEQLSRFLPPANGRGRQSAVLVLFGEGARGPELLLMERASTLRSHAGQASFPGGALDPEDGDPATTGPLRAALREAEEETGLDPTGVQLFGVLPKLYIPVSEFVVTPVLGWWHTPTPVGAVDPAETARVFAVPVADLTDPANRVTATHPSGVHSPAFTVASALVWGFTAGVIDRILHFSGWERPWDRTKEVPLDRRP, encoded by the coding sequence GTGACGCGGCACGTGTCCGTCACCACCGAGGGACTGCCCGGCTGGCTGGACCCGGTGGTCAGCGCAGCCCGCACCGTCGCGCCGGAACAACTGAGCCGCTTCCTGCCGCCCGCGAACGGCCGAGGACGCCAGTCCGCCGTCCTCGTCCTCTTCGGCGAGGGCGCGCGCGGCCCCGAACTGCTGCTGATGGAACGGGCCAGCACCCTGCGCTCGCACGCCGGACAGGCGTCCTTCCCCGGCGGCGCCCTCGATCCCGAGGACGGCGACCCGGCGACGACCGGCCCGCTGCGCGCCGCGCTCCGGGAGGCCGAGGAGGAGACCGGTCTCGACCCCACCGGGGTTCAGCTCTTCGGGGTGCTGCCCAAGCTCTACATTCCGGTGAGCGAGTTCGTGGTGACCCCCGTGCTCGGCTGGTGGCACACCCCCACCCCCGTCGGCGCCGTCGACCCCGCCGAGACGGCACGCGTGTTCGCCGTGCCCGTGGCGGACCTCACGGACCCCGCCAACCGCGTCACGGCCACGCACCCCAGTGGTGTCCACAGCCCCGCCTTCACCGTCGCCTCGGCGCTGGTCTGGGGCTTCACCGCCGGGGTGATCGACCGCATTCTGCACTTCTCGGGCTGGGAGCGTCCGTGGGACCGCACGAAGGAGGTCCCGCTCGACCGGCGCCCATGA
- the nth gene encoding endonuclease III: MGEQSSAKSNNVTKNKVTSNTSKKTAKPESRLAMVRRARRMNRELADVYPYAHPELDFRDPFELLVATVLSAQTTDLRVNQTTPALFAKYPTPEDMAAAVPEELEEVIRPTGFFRAKTRSLIGLSTALRDRYDGEVPGTLKDLVTLPGVGRKTANVVLGNAFGVPGLTVDTHFGRLVRRWKWTGQEDPEKVEAEIADIFPKSEWTMLSHRIIFHGRRICHSRKPACGACPIADLCPSYGEGETDPEKAKKLLKYEMGGHPGQRLSPPPDYPGKPAPALGTPAGAE, from the coding sequence GTGGGCGAACAGTCCTCAGCGAAGTCGAACAACGTCACCAAGAACAAAGTCACCAGTAACACCAGTAAGAAGACCGCCAAGCCGGAGTCGCGGCTGGCGATGGTCCGGCGCGCCCGCCGGATGAACCGGGAGCTGGCGGACGTCTATCCGTACGCCCACCCGGAGCTGGACTTCCGCGACCCCTTCGAGCTGCTCGTCGCCACGGTCCTGTCGGCCCAGACGACGGACCTGCGCGTCAACCAGACGACCCCCGCGCTCTTCGCGAAGTACCCGACCCCGGAGGACATGGCCGCCGCCGTGCCCGAGGAGCTGGAGGAGGTCATCCGCCCCACCGGGTTCTTCCGCGCCAAGACGAGATCGCTCATAGGGCTGTCGACGGCGCTGCGCGACCGTTACGACGGCGAGGTGCCCGGCACGCTGAAGGACCTGGTGACGCTCCCCGGTGTCGGCCGCAAGACGGCCAACGTGGTGCTCGGCAACGCCTTCGGTGTGCCGGGACTGACCGTGGACACCCACTTCGGCCGGCTCGTCCGCCGCTGGAAGTGGACCGGGCAGGAGGACCCGGAGAAGGTCGAGGCGGAGATCGCCGACATCTTCCCCAAGAGCGAGTGGACGATGCTCTCGCACCGGATCATCTTCCACGGCCGCCGGATCTGCCACTCCCGCAAGCCCGCCTGCGGCGCCTGTCCGATCGCCGACCTCTGCCCTTCGTACGGAGAGGGCGAGACCGACCCGGAGAAGGCGAAGAAGCTGTTGAAGTACGAGATGGGCGGCCATCCGGGACAGCGGCTCTCCCCGCCGCCGGACTACCCGGGCAAGCCGGCTCCGGCCCTCGGCACCCCGGCCGGGGCGGAATGA
- a CDS encoding Crp/Fnr family transcriptional regulator, whose amino-acid sequence MDDVLRRAPLFAALDDEQAAELRASMSETTLARGDALFHEGDPGDRLYVVTEGKVKLHRTSPDGRENMLAVLGPGELIGELSLFDPGPRTATASALTEVKLLGLGHGDLQPWLNARPEVATALLRAVARRLRKTNDQMSDLVFSDVPGRVARALLDLSRRFGVQSEEGIHVVHDLTQEELAQLVGASRETVNKALADFAQRGWLRLEARAVILLDVERLAKRSR is encoded by the coding sequence GTGGACGACGTTCTACGACGCGCCCCGCTCTTCGCGGCGCTCGACGACGAGCAGGCCGCGGAGCTCCGGGCTTCGATGAGTGAGACGACGCTCGCCCGTGGCGACGCGCTGTTCCACGAAGGCGACCCCGGCGACCGCCTCTACGTGGTCACCGAGGGCAAGGTCAAACTGCACCGCACATCCCCCGACGGCCGGGAGAACATGCTGGCCGTCCTCGGCCCCGGCGAACTGATCGGCGAGCTGTCGCTGTTCGACCCGGGCCCGCGTACCGCCACCGCGAGCGCCCTCACCGAGGTCAAGCTCCTCGGTCTGGGCCACGGCGACCTCCAGCCCTGGCTGAACGCCCGCCCGGAGGTGGCCACCGCGCTGCTGCGCGCCGTCGCGCGCCGGCTGCGCAAGACGAACGACCAGATGTCCGACCTGGTCTTCTCCGACGTGCCGGGCCGGGTCGCCCGCGCGCTCCTCGACCTGTCGCGCCGGTTCGGCGTGCAGTCGGAGGAGGGCATCCACGTGGTCCACGACCTCACCCAGGAGGAGCTGGCCCAGCTGGTCGGCGCGTCCCGCGAGACGGTCAACAAGGCGCTCGCCGACTTCGCCCAGCGCGGCTGGCTCCGTCTGGAGGCCCGCGCGGTGATCCTGCTGGACGTGGAGCGCCTCGCGAAGCGCTCCCGCTGA
- a CDS encoding MBL fold metallo-hydrolase, giving the protein MTDAAALPGQPRGGVLSGPATARAVNVLAPNASAMTLDGTNTWIVSEPDSGIAVVIDPGPLDETHLRAVLTTAEQAGTRVALTLLTHGHPDHAEGAARFAELTRTPVRALDPALRLGDEGLAAGDVVTEGGLELRVVATPGHTSDSLCFHLPADRAVLTGDTVLGRGTTMVAHPDGRLGDYVDSLRRLRSLTVDDGVHTVLPGHGPVLEDAQGAVEYYLAHRASRLAQVETAVENGYRSAAEIVAHVYGGSGVDRSLWPAAELSVRAQLEYLREHGLISWPSGA; this is encoded by the coding sequence ATGACGGACGCGGCGGCGCTGCCGGGACAGCCGCGCGGAGGGGTCCTGTCGGGCCCCGCGACGGCCCGCGCGGTCAACGTCCTCGCGCCCAACGCGTCGGCGATGACCCTCGACGGCACCAACACCTGGATCGTCTCCGAGCCGGACTCCGGGATCGCGGTGGTGATCGACCCCGGCCCGCTGGACGAGACGCATCTGCGGGCCGTCCTCACCACCGCCGAACAGGCCGGCACCCGCGTCGCGCTCACCCTCCTCACCCACGGCCACCCGGACCACGCGGAGGGCGCGGCGCGCTTCGCCGAACTGACGCGTACGCCCGTACGGGCCCTGGACCCCGCCCTGCGGCTCGGTGACGAGGGGCTGGCCGCCGGGGACGTGGTCACCGAGGGCGGTCTCGAACTGCGCGTCGTGGCCACCCCCGGGCACACCTCCGACTCGCTCTGCTTCCATCTGCCGGCCGACCGCGCGGTGCTCACCGGGGACACGGTCCTGGGGCGCGGTACGACGATGGTGGCCCATCCGGACGGCAGGCTGGGCGACTACGTCGACTCGCTGCGGCGGCTGCGGTCGCTGACCGTGGACGACGGTGTCCACACGGTGCTGCCGGGCCACGGGCCCGTACTGGAGGACGCCCAGGGGGCCGTCGAGTACTACCTGGCGCACCGGGCGAGCCGGCTCGCGCAGGTCGAGACGGCGGTGGAGAACGGCTACCGCTCGGCGGCGGAGATCGTGGCACATGTGTACGGAGGCAGCGGCGTGGACCGGTCGCTGTGGCCGGCGGCGGAGCTGTCGGTGCGGGCGCAGCTGGAGTATCTGCGGGAGCACGGGCTGATCTCCTGGCCGTCGGGCGCGTAG
- a CDS encoding NUDIX hydrolase, giving the protein MPNGQWFPPEWSGRIRAFALGELSVAPARRAATVMLLRDDVDGPSVHMLRRRTSMAFAGGAYAYPGGGVDPRDDDRLVRWAGPGRDVWARRLGVDAPSAQAVVCAAVRETYEEAGVLLAGESADTVVGDTTGDDWEADRAALVGRELSFADFLDRRGLTLRSDLLAAWTRWITPEFEPRRYDTWFFVAALPAGQRTRNASTEADRTVWIRPADATLGYDSGELLMMPPTVATLRQLQPYGSAAGALGAAAGRDLAPVLATPRVEGDEVVLSWPGQDEFTKRVPLRVPPEEAPELNEVTGPEGPKGPRGGDR; this is encoded by the coding sequence ATGCCCAATGGTCAGTGGTTCCCGCCCGAGTGGTCCGGCCGCATTCGCGCGTTCGCCCTGGGTGAGCTGAGCGTGGCGCCCGCGCGGCGGGCGGCGACCGTGATGCTGCTGCGCGACGACGTCGACGGGCCCTCCGTACACATGCTGCGCCGTCGCACCTCCATGGCCTTCGCCGGAGGTGCGTACGCGTATCCGGGCGGTGGTGTCGACCCGCGCGACGACGACCGTCTCGTCCGCTGGGCGGGCCCGGGACGGGACGTGTGGGCGCGGCGGCTCGGCGTCGACGCCCCGTCCGCGCAGGCGGTTGTCTGCGCGGCGGTGCGCGAGACGTACGAGGAGGCCGGGGTGCTGCTGGCGGGGGAGAGCGCCGACACCGTCGTCGGGGACACCACGGGGGACGACTGGGAGGCCGACCGGGCCGCCCTGGTCGGCCGTGAGCTGTCCTTCGCGGACTTCCTGGACCGGCGGGGGCTGACCCTGCGCAGCGACCTCCTGGCGGCCTGGACCCGGTGGATCACCCCGGAGTTCGAGCCCAGGCGGTACGACACCTGGTTCTTCGTGGCCGCGCTGCCGGCCGGGCAGCGTACGCGCAACGCCTCCACCGAGGCCGACCGTACGGTGTGGATCAGGCCCGCCGACGCGACGCTCGGATACGACAGTGGCGAGCTGCTGATGATGCCGCCCACCGTGGCGACCCTGCGCCAGCTCCAGCCGTACGGCTCCGCCGCCGGGGCGCTCGGAGCGGCTGCCGGGCGGGATCTGGCGCCCGTACTGGCGACACCCCGGGTGGAGGGCGACGAGGTGGTGTTGAGCTGGCCGGGGCAGGACGAGTTCACCAAGCGCGTGCCTCTTCGCGTGCCTCCTGAGGAGGCGCCGGAGCTGAACGAGGTGACGGGGCCGGAGGGTCCCAAGGGTCCGAGGGGCGGGGACCGATGA
- a CDS encoding RidA family protein codes for MSGVVEAALAELGLTVPQVVPPLAAYQPAVRTGVYVYTAGQLPMVDGKLPVTGKVGAEVTPEEAKDLARVCALNALAAVKSVVGDLDRVARVVKVVGFVASAPDFTGQPAVLNGASELFGQVFGDKGVHARSAVGVAVLPLDAPVEVEIQVELVAD; via the coding sequence GTGAGCGGCGTGGTCGAGGCGGCTCTCGCCGAACTGGGACTGACGGTTCCGCAGGTCGTACCTCCGTTGGCGGCGTACCAGCCGGCCGTGCGCACCGGCGTGTACGTCTACACGGCCGGGCAGCTGCCGATGGTGGACGGCAAGCTCCCGGTGACCGGCAAGGTCGGCGCCGAGGTGACACCGGAGGAGGCCAAGGACCTCGCCCGGGTCTGCGCGCTGAACGCGCTGGCCGCCGTGAAGTCCGTCGTCGGCGATCTGGACCGCGTCGCGCGCGTCGTTAAGGTCGTGGGCTTCGTCGCCTCCGCGCCCGACTTCACCGGCCAGCCGGCCGTCCTCAACGGGGCGAGCGAACTGTTCGGGCAGGTCTTCGGCGACAAGGGCGTGCACGCCCGCAGCGCGGTCGGTGTGGCCGTCCTGCCGCTGGACGCCCCGGTCGAGGTCGAGATCCAGGTGGAGCTGGTCGCGGACTGA
- a CDS encoding DUF4177 domain-containing protein → MTKWEYATVPLLVHATKQILDTWGEDGWELVQVIPGPNNPEQLVAYLKREKSA, encoded by the coding sequence ATGACGAAGTGGGAATACGCGACCGTGCCTCTCCTCGTGCACGCGACGAAGCAGATTCTGGACACCTGGGGCGAGGACGGCTGGGAGCTCGTCCAGGTCATTCCGGGGCCGAACAACCCCGAGCAGCTGGTGGCCTATCTGAAGCGAGAGAAGTCCGCGTGA
- a CDS encoding ArsA family ATPase produces MSRLQVVSGKGGTGKTTVAAALALALATEGKRTLLVEVEGRQGIAQLFETEALPYEERKIAVASGGGEVYALAIDAERALLDYLQMFYKLGSAGRALKKIGAIDFATTIAPGVRDVLLTGKACEAVRRRDKRGRFVYDHVVMDAPPTGRITRFLNVNDEVAGLAKIGPIHNQAQAVMRVLKSPDTAVHLVTLLEEMPVQETADGVGDLRAAALPVGKVIVNMVRPHLLDEEAVKGVAGSRRKEVTKALAAAGVSAPTKLVGPLLEQAAEHAQRVELEREQRAVLAKLGLPTYELPLIGEGMDLAGLYRLAGELRNLGEV; encoded by the coding sequence GTGAGCAGGCTCCAGGTCGTCAGCGGCAAGGGCGGGACCGGTAAGACCACGGTCGCCGCGGCCCTCGCGCTCGCCCTCGCGACGGAGGGCAAGCGCACCCTCCTGGTGGAGGTCGAGGGCAGACAGGGCATCGCACAGCTCTTCGAAACGGAGGCGCTTCCTTATGAGGAACGGAAGATCGCCGTCGCCTCGGGCGGCGGCGAGGTGTACGCCCTGGCCATCGACGCCGAGCGCGCCCTCCTCGACTACCTCCAGATGTTCTACAAGCTCGGCAGCGCGGGCCGCGCGCTCAAGAAGATCGGCGCCATAGATTTCGCGACCACCATCGCGCCGGGCGTCCGGGACGTCCTGCTGACCGGAAAGGCGTGCGAGGCCGTACGCCGCCGGGACAAGCGGGGCCGGTTCGTGTACGACCACGTGGTGATGGACGCGCCGCCCACCGGCCGCATCACGCGCTTCCTGAACGTGAACGACGAAGTCGCCGGTCTCGCCAAGATAGGGCCGATACACAACCAGGCACAGGCCGTGATGCGGGTGCTCAAGTCGCCCGACACCGCCGTGCACCTGGTCACCCTCCTTGAGGAGATGCCCGTCCAGGAGACCGCCGACGGCGTCGGCGACCTGCGCGCCGCCGCGCTGCCCGTCGGCAAGGTGATCGTGAACATGGTCCGCCCGCACCTCCTCGACGAGGAGGCCGTCAAGGGCGTCGCCGGCAGCCGTCGTAAGGAGGTCACCAAGGCACTGGCGGCGGCCGGGGTGAGCGCGCCCACGAAACTCGTGGGACCTCTTCTGGAGCAGGCCGCCGAGCACGCCCAGCGCGTGGAGCTGGAGCGCGAGCAGCGGGCCGTCCTGGCGAAGCTCGGGCTGCCCACGTACGAACTCCCCCTGATCGGCGAGGGCATGGACCTCGCCGGTCTGTACCGCCTGGCGGGGGAGCTACGGAATCTCGGGGAGGTGTGA
- a CDS encoding ArsA family ATPase, with protein MTLDPAAAPLEIDPLLDDPQTRIIVCCGSGGVGKTTTAAALGVRAAERGRKVVVLTIDPARRLAQSMGIDSLDNTPRQVKGVDGAGELHAMMLDMKRTFDEIVEAHADPDRARAILDNPFYQSLSAGFAGTQEYMAMEKLGQLRARDEWDLIVVDTPPSRSALDFLDAPKRLGSFLDGKFIRLLMAPAKMGGRAGMKFLNVGMSMMTGTLGKLLGGQFLRDVQTFVAAMDTMFGGFRTRADATYRLLQAPGTAFLVVAAPERDALREAAYFVERLAAEGMPLAGLVLNRVHGSGAARLSAERARAAAENLEESGIVDQGDGKDLVREAASPAGSPPDVPEAPHTPEPHPHTSPSRQLPHQETESRTSGRNAPSGPESPTSQTAASHAQESETTAPQTRTKTQTPAPESQASASPASESHGPGSPGPGQPSVNQLTAGLLRLHAERMQVLGREQRTRDRFTALHPEVPVAEVAALPGDVHDLAGLRAIGDRLAAGGSTATGTV; from the coding sequence ATGACTCTGGACCCGGCGGCGGCCCCCCTCGAGATCGACCCGCTGCTCGACGACCCTCAGACCCGCATCATCGTGTGCTGCGGTTCCGGCGGCGTCGGCAAGACGACCACGGCCGCGGCGCTCGGCGTACGGGCGGCGGAGCGCGGCCGCAAGGTGGTCGTGCTGACCATCGACCCGGCCCGCAGGCTCGCCCAGTCCATGGGCATCGACTCGCTCGACAACACTCCGCGGCAGGTCAAGGGCGTCGACGGCGCCGGCGAACTGCACGCGATGATGCTGGACATGAAGCGCACCTTCGACGAGATCGTCGAGGCGCACGCGGACCCCGACCGGGCCCGCGCGATCCTGGACAACCCCTTCTACCAGTCCCTGTCGGCCGGTTTCGCGGGCACGCAGGAGTACATGGCGATGGAGAAGCTGGGGCAGCTGCGGGCGCGCGACGAGTGGGACCTGATCGTCGTGGACACCCCGCCGTCGCGCTCCGCGCTGGACTTCCTGGACGCGCCGAAGCGGCTGGGCTCGTTCCTGGACGGGAAGTTCATCCGGCTGCTGATGGCCCCGGCGAAGATGGGCGGCCGGGCCGGGATGAAGTTCCTGAACGTCGGGATGTCGATGATGACCGGCACGCTCGGGAAGCTGCTCGGCGGCCAATTCCTGCGTGACGTGCAGACGTTCGTGGCCGCGATGGACACGATGTTCGGCGGTTTCCGGACCCGGGCGGACGCGACGTACCGGCTGCTCCAGGCGCCGGGCACGGCGTTCCTGGTGGTCGCGGCGCCGGAGCGGGACGCGCTGCGCGAGGCGGCGTACTTCGTGGAACGGCTGGCCGCCGAGGGGATGCCGCTCGCGGGTCTGGTCCTCAACCGGGTGCACGGCAGCGGCGCGGCGCGGCTGTCGGCGGAGCGGGCGCGGGCCGCCGCAGAAAATCTTGAAGAGAGCGGCATTGTGGATCAGGGCGACGGGAAGGATCTCGTCCGTGAGGCCGCTTCCCCCGCGGGCTCGCCCCCCGACGTCCCCGAGGCACCCCACACGCCCGAGCCGCACCCGCACACCTCGCCGTCCCGGCAACTCCCGCACCAGGAAACGGAATCACGGACGTCCGGACGCAATGCGCCGTCCGGGCCGGAATCACCCACGTCGCAGACCGCGGCGTCCCACGCACAGGAGTCGGAGACCACCGCACCACAGACCCGGACCAAGACGCAGACCCCGGCACCCGAATCGCAGGCATCCGCGTCACCGGCATCCGAATCACATGGCCCCGGATCACCTGGCCCCGGGCAGCCGTCCGTCAATCAGCTGACCGCAGGACTGTTGCGGCTGCACGCCGAGCGCATGCAGGTGCTGGGGCGTGAGCAGCGCACCCGCGACCGCTTCACCGCGCTCCATCCCGAGGTGCCGGTGGCCGAGGTCGCGGCGCTGCCCGGTGATGTGCACGACCTCGCCGGCCTCCGGGCCATCGGCGACCGCCTCGCGGCGGGCGGAAGCACGGCGACGGGGACCGTGTAA
- a CDS encoding WhiB family transcriptional regulator, which produces MGWVTDWSAQAACRTTDPDELFVQGAAQNRAKAVCTGCPVRTECLADALDNRVEFGVWGGMTERERRALLRRRPTVTSWRRLLETARTEYERSAGILPAGLGDVDDETYGSRHYADVIDETWAAVG; this is translated from the coding sequence ATGGGCTGGGTAACCGACTGGAGTGCGCAGGCAGCATGCCGCACTACCGATCCGGATGAATTGTTCGTGCAGGGCGCAGCGCAGAACAGGGCCAAGGCGGTGTGCACCGGATGCCCGGTGCGGACGGAATGCCTGGCCGACGCGCTGGACAACCGCGTCGAATTCGGCGTGTGGGGCGGAATGACCGAGCGGGAGCGACGCGCCTTGCTGCGCAGGCGCCCCACCGTCACCTCGTGGCGACGGCTGCTCGAAACCGCGCGCACCGAGTACGAGCGCAGCGCGGGCATTCTGCCCGCCGGCCTGGGGGACGTCGACGACGAGACGTACGGCTCGCGCCACTACGCCGACGTCATCGACGAGACATGGGCGGCGGTGGGGTAG
- a CDS encoding transglycosylase domain-containing protein, with amino-acid sequence MPKLRSGGGLTGTQQAAKFLGVSVLAGAVLAGIALPAFGVLGLAAKGTVEGFDEIPANLKTPPLSQRTTILDKDGGAIATVYSRDRTVVPLTEMSPYMQKAIVAIEDSRFYEHGAVDLKGVLRAANRNAQSGGVSQGASTLTQQYVKNVFVEEAGDDPDKVAQATQQTIGRKIRELKFAIQVEEELGKKKILENYLNITFFGQQAYGVEAAAHRYFSKSAKDLKLEEAALLAGLVQSPSRYDPVNDPDEATKRRNTVIQRMADVKDISQAEADRAKATEINLKVSRPKNGCITAVKGAGFFCDYVRKVFLTDASFGKTQEDRAKVWNQGGLTIRTTLDPQAQESAQKSIKDHVYKTDEVATALSIVQPGSGKILAMGQSRPYGGGKSETYINLSVDEDMGGGAGYQPGSTFKPIVAAAALEQGIQPTQTYPSPYQMDYPSPVRTCKGQWTDQGVPVENENETEVGPYGMKEATAKSVNTYYVQLISQIGVCPVTELARKMGIERANGKPIEQLPSITLGTQEMSPLTMASGYAAFANRGTYCTPIAIESITGPNGKEMDVPKTSCSRAMSERTADTINTLLAGVVEDGTGQQAGLGGRPSAGKTGTTDFRLAAWFVGYTPNMAGAVWVGDPSHKKKMVDITIGGQYHAKVFGGGVPGPIWRDAMSGALDGKEAPAFNTVDIPDPPKEEPEGNGDGDRDRPGDNRGNGNGGGDNAGGGNGGNGGEGDGTGDGGNGDTDPGQDPGQGPPQPGDPGGGDNGGGFPGFP; translated from the coding sequence ATGCCAAAATTGCGCTCCGGCGGTGGTCTGACCGGGACCCAGCAGGCCGCCAAGTTCCTCGGTGTCAGTGTCCTCGCGGGGGCCGTGCTGGCGGGAATCGCCCTGCCCGCCTTCGGAGTTCTGGGCCTGGCCGCCAAGGGGACGGTCGAGGGGTTCGACGAGATCCCGGCCAACCTCAAGACACCGCCGCTCAGCCAGCGCACCACGATCCTGGACAAGGACGGCGGCGCCATCGCCACCGTCTACTCGCGCGACCGGACCGTCGTCCCGCTCACCGAGATGTCGCCGTACATGCAGAAGGCGATCGTCGCGATCGAGGACTCGCGCTTCTACGAGCACGGCGCGGTCGACCTCAAGGGCGTACTGCGCGCGGCCAATCGCAACGCGCAGTCGGGCGGCGTCTCCCAGGGCGCGTCGACCCTCACCCAGCAGTATGTGAAGAACGTCTTCGTCGAGGAGGCCGGCGACGACCCCGACAAGGTCGCCCAGGCCACCCAGCAGACCATCGGCCGCAAGATCCGCGAGCTCAAGTTCGCGATCCAGGTCGAGGAGGAGCTGGGCAAGAAGAAAATCCTTGAGAACTATCTGAACATCACCTTCTTCGGCCAGCAGGCGTACGGCGTCGAGGCCGCCGCGCACCGCTACTTCTCGAAGTCGGCGAAGGACCTGAAGCTGGAGGAGGCGGCGCTGCTGGCCGGCCTCGTCCAGTCCCCCAGCCGGTACGACCCGGTGAACGACCCGGACGAGGCGACCAAGCGCCGCAACACCGTGATCCAGCGCATGGCCGACGTGAAGGACATCTCGCAGGCCGAGGCCGACCGCGCCAAGGCGACCGAGATCAACCTGAAGGTGAGCCGTCCCAAGAACGGCTGCATCACGGCGGTCAAGGGCGCGGGCTTCTTCTGCGACTACGTACGCAAGGTGTTCCTCACCGACGCCTCCTTCGGCAAGACCCAGGAGGACCGCGCCAAGGTCTGGAACCAGGGCGGTCTGACCATCCGTACGACCCTCGACCCGCAGGCCCAGGAATCGGCGCAGAAGTCGATCAAGGACCACGTCTACAAGACGGACGAGGTCGCCACCGCCCTGTCGATCGTCCAGCCGGGCAGCGGCAAGATCCTCGCGATGGGCCAGTCGCGGCCGTACGGCGGCGGCAAGAGCGAGACGTACATCAATCTCTCCGTCGACGAGGACATGGGCGGCGGCGCCGGCTACCAGCCCGGCTCGACGTTCAAGCCGATCGTCGCGGCGGCGGCCCTGGAACAGGGCATCCAGCCGACCCAGACGTACCCCTCGCCGTACCAGATGGACTACCCGAGCCCGGTGCGGACGTGCAAGGGCCAGTGGACCGACCAGGGCGTGCCGGTCGAGAACGAGAACGAGACCGAGGTCGGCCCGTACGGCATGAAGGAGGCGACCGCCAAGTCGGTCAACACCTACTACGTACAGCTGATCAGCCAGATCGGCGTCTGCCCGGTGACCGAACTGGCCCGGAAGATGGGCATCGAGCGGGCCAACGGCAAGCCGATAGAGCAGCTTCCGTCGATCACGCTCGGCACGCAGGAGATGTCGCCGCTGACCATGGCGTCGGGGTACGCCGCGTTCGCCAACCGGGGCACGTACTGCACCCCGATCGCCATCGAGTCGATCACCGGCCCGAACGGCAAGGAGATGGACGTCCCCAAGACGTCCTGCTCGCGGGCGATGTCGGAGCGGACGGCCGACACGATCAACACCCTCCTCGCGGGCGTGGTCGAGGACGGCACGGGCCAGCAGGCGGGCCTCGGCGGCAGGCCGAGCGCGGGCAAGACCGGTACGACCGACTTCCGGCTCGCCGCCTGGTTCGTGGGCTACACGCCGAACATGGCGGGCGCGGTGTGGGTCGGTGACCCGTCGCACAAGAAGAAGATGGTGGACATCACCATCGGCGGCCAGTACCACGCGAAGGTCTTCGGCGGCGGCGTCCCCGGCCCGATCTGGCGCGACGCGATGAGCGGCGCGCTGGACGGCAAGGAGGCGCCGGCCTTCAACACCGTCGACATCCCGGACCCGCCGAAGGAGGAGCCCGAGGGGAACGGGGACGGTGACCGTGACCGGCCGGGGGACAACCGCGGGAACGGCAACGGCGGCGGTGACAACGCCGGTGGCGGGAACGGCGGAAACGGCGGCGAGGGCGACGGCACCGGCGACGGGGGCAACGGCGACACGGACCCGGGCCAGGACCCCGGCCAGGGCCCGCCCCAGCCGGGCGACCCGGGTGGCGGCGACAACGGCGGCGGGTTCCCGGGCTTCCCGTAG
- a CDS encoding GatB/YqeY domain-containing protein — MTTLKSRLHDDLIVAIKARDELRSATLRLTLAAISKEEVSGTSARELSDDEVQKVIAKEAKKRREAAEAFAQGGRTEQAEREKAEGVLLDAYLPQQLTDDELGVIVAGAVDEARAAGAEGPRAMGAVMKIVGPKVAGRAEGGRVAAVVKRSLAGS; from the coding sequence ATGACCACGCTCAAGTCCAGGCTGCACGACGACCTCATCGTCGCGATCAAGGCGCGCGACGAGCTGCGCTCCGCCACCCTCCGGCTGACCCTCGCCGCCATCTCCAAGGAGGAGGTCTCCGGCACGTCGGCGCGCGAGCTCTCCGACGACGAGGTGCAGAAGGTGATCGCCAAGGAGGCCAAGAAGCGCCGCGAGGCGGCCGAGGCGTTCGCGCAGGGCGGGCGGACCGAGCAGGCCGAGCGGGAGAAGGCGGAGGGCGTACTGCTGGACGCGTACCTTCCGCAGCAGCTGACCGACGACGAGCTCGGCGTGATCGTCGCGGGGGCCGTGGACGAGGCGAGGGCGGCCGGTGCCGAGGGTCCCCGGGCGATGGGCGCCGTCATGAAGATCGTCGGGCCGAAGGTCGCGGGTCGGGCCGAGGGCGGGCGGGTCGCCGCCGTCGTCAAGCGGAGCCTGGCCGGGAGCTGA